Proteins co-encoded in one Gossypium arboreum isolate Shixiya-1 chromosome 11, ASM2569848v2, whole genome shotgun sequence genomic window:
- the LOC108465026 gene encoding homeobox-leucine zipper protein ATHB-40-like: protein MSQDYEMMTSQMNEHEDHIALISQIYPGFYTQIATHQGEPKPRRRRKKNKGGENSQCAVAKKRKLNQEQVTLLELNFGNEHKLESERKDRIASELGLDPRQVAVWFQNRRARWKNKKLEEEYSKLKSLHETVVLDKCRLESEVVKLKEQLSEAEKEIQQLTERVDGVSSKSTSSSVLSMEAIDPVFHGEFGYEDVFYIGEHNYVLGMEWMNLFM, encoded by the exons ATGAGCCAAGATTATGAAATGATGACAAGCCAAATGAATGAACATGAAGATCATATTGCTCTTATCTCCCAAATCTACCCTGGATTTTACACCCAAATTGCAACACACCAAG GGGAACCGAAGCCTCGACGGCGGCGGAAGAAGAACAAGGGAGGGGAGAACAGCCAGTGTGCGGTGGCTAAAAAAAGGAAGCTTAACCAGGAACAAGTCACTCTCCTTGAACTTAATTTTGGTAACGAACATAAACTAGAGTCAGAAAGGAAAGATCGGATTGCTTCAGAGCTGGGACTTGACCCTCGTCAGGTTGCTGTTTGGTTCCAAAATCGTAGAGCTCGTTGGAAGAACAAGAAGCTGGAGGAAGAGTATAGCAAGCTCAAGTCTCTTCACGAAACTGTTGTTCTCGACAAATGCCGACTTGAATCCGAG GTGGTAAAGCTTAAGGAGCAACTTAGCGAGGCGGAGAAGGAAATCCAGCAACTAACGGAACGAGTAGATGGGGTTTCCAGCAAAAGTACAAGCTCATCTGTACTGTCAATGGAAGCCATTGATCCAGTTTTCCATGGGGAATTTGGATATGAAGATGTTTTCTATATTGGAGAACACAATTATGTTCTTGGCATGGAGTGGATGAATCTTTTTATGTAA